The Mycolicibacterium lutetiense genome window below encodes:
- a CDS encoding beta-ketoacyl [acyl carrier protein] synthase domain-containing protein: MSSSRRLPGPDIADPVVIVGMALEAPGGIDTADDYWSLLAEQREALGRFPADRGWSVRELFDGSRRDGFKRIHDLGGFLSSAATFDPAFFGISPREAVAMDPQQRIGLRIAWRALENSGINPDDLAGHDVGCYVGASGLEYGPALSEFSHHSGHLITGTSLGVISGRIAYTLDLCGPALTVDTSCSSALTAFHTAVSAVRAGDCDMALAGGVCVMGTPGYFVEFSKQHALSDDGHCRPYSAHASGTVWAEGAAMFVLQRKSAAVRDGRRILAEVRATAVNQDGRTTGLTAPSGAAQQRLFAKAIEQAAVRPEDVGMIEGHGTGTRLGDRTELRSLAQTYGSTKPGSGALLGSVKSNLGHAQAAAGGLGLAKVILAAERAAIPATLHVDEVSREIDWDSQGLRLATKLTHWPAVNGERIGAVSAFGMSGTNAHAIVAVPEGPEVAA, encoded by the coding sequence ATGAGCTCTAGCCGCCGGCTTCCCGGGCCCGATATCGCCGACCCGGTGGTGATCGTGGGGATGGCGCTGGAGGCGCCGGGTGGGATCGACACCGCCGACGACTACTGGTCTCTGCTGGCCGAGCAGCGCGAAGCGCTGGGCAGATTTCCCGCCGACCGCGGTTGGTCCGTTCGCGAGCTGTTCGACGGCTCGCGCCGCGACGGGTTCAAACGCATCCACGACCTCGGCGGATTCCTTTCCAGCGCAGCGACATTCGATCCCGCATTTTTCGGTATCTCGCCGCGCGAGGCGGTGGCGATGGATCCCCAGCAGCGCATCGGGCTGCGGATCGCGTGGCGGGCGCTGGAGAACAGCGGCATCAACCCCGACGACCTGGCCGGGCACGATGTGGGGTGCTACGTCGGTGCGTCGGGCCTGGAGTACGGGCCCGCGCTGTCGGAGTTCTCCCACCACAGCGGCCATCTGATCACCGGCACCTCCCTCGGCGTAATCTCCGGCCGGATCGCCTACACGCTGGATCTGTGCGGCCCGGCGCTGACCGTCGACACCTCGTGCTCGTCGGCGTTGACCGCGTTCCACACCGCCGTTTCCGCCGTGCGCGCGGGGGACTGCGACATGGCGTTGGCCGGTGGTGTGTGCGTGATGGGCACACCCGGGTACTTCGTCGAGTTCTCCAAGCAGCACGCGCTGTCCGATGACGGGCACTGCCGGCCCTACAGCGCACACGCCAGTGGCACGGTCTGGGCCGAAGGGGCGGCAATGTTCGTCCTGCAGCGCAAATCGGCGGCCGTCCGGGACGGTCGGCGCATCCTCGCCGAGGTCCGTGCGACCGCGGTGAACCAAGATGGCCGAACCACCGGTCTGACCGCACCCAGCGGCGCCGCTCAGCAGCGCCTGTTCGCCAAAGCGATCGAGCAGGCTGCCGTGCGCCCGGAGGACGTCGGCATGATCGAGGGACACGGCACCGGAACCCGACTCGGCGACCGGACCGAACTACGTTCGCTGGCACAGACATACGGCTCCACAAAGCCCGGTTCCGGCGCGCTGCTGGGCTCGGTGAAATCCAACCTCGGGCACGCCCAGGCAGCCGCGGGCGGGCTCGGCCTGGCGAAGGTGATCCTGGCTGCCGAGCGTGCGGCCATCCCGGCCACCCTGCACGTCGACGAGGTCAGCCGGGAGATCGACTGGGACAGTCAGGGTTTACGGCTGGCCACCAAGCTGACCCATTGGCCGGCGGTCAACGGTGAGCGTATCGGTGCGGTGTCGGCTTTCGGGATGAGCGGCACCAACGCCCACGCGATTGTCGCGGTTCCCGAGGGCCCAGAGGTTGCCGCATGA
- the mbtD gene encoding mycobactin polyketide synthase MbtD encodes MSEACERIVLPECEVHSPGCEADALPDGRTPVLLSAHAEDLIGTDAAAILRYLDSRPEVSAADVAATLRSTRRLRRHRAVVRAADRDELAEGLRALAEGADHPLVTRAHGGAQSSGSGARIAFVFPGQGSQWPSMGVQAYERLPAYRAEVDRCAAEFEAAGAGSPLDYLLAEPDSGVVTNDFSQVQIQGAQFVHGVALARVWRSCGVLPDITVGHSLGEIGAAYVAGTITLSDAVAVVIARATVLDRLTGPYRVAVLGITPDEASNVIAETPGWLELSVVNSRSSVAVSGETDAVAAAVATVAGRGGFAKEIEMWFPAHTTALDGSRGELESMLPVAQFNESPVQFIGSATADVVEAGTGFADYWYTNLRSTVRFDRAIDRSARRGARIFVELSAHPALLFAMGDLLDDDAELTGGPAVMVGSGRRDEPITDRLSTNIVSVAMADPGYRWDDVPNHGERSLRNFPFAPMRAEHLWAAPQPLPAVAGLTVGVEHWEQWPLRALPGHRRVAVLDLAAGQGPAAALSRAVEENAQTTAVAPADADLLIVVAPVSEDLDAVAAAEAVSRRVDEGLLGYVRAVTPDTRDVWLVTVGAEQVSRAERSRPEAAALAAMHRSLGYEHPDQTFRHLDLADSAPDPAHAVTAITAMVTESDDIALRDNGSGLTVWHRGMRDDTSGGRSWTAESGAFDEVVITGGAGAVGLHFARHLAEHGARRIVLLSRGGLDDTHVAELTALGAEIVAPRCDLTDPAQITATAAEWAVGPASLVIHAAASATIAPGGELTGATVRDTFAAKVSGLANLTAVWPMRPDTRIMLCSSVSGRWGGYGHAAYSAANRLLDALGGQLREQGRHCTSVRWGLWPGDGIIDSGEVSRVERSGLRAMEPDLAVEAGLRDYPADPLVFTADADRLQTFLGASDIASSSPQAGGEAAEAAVAADATGAMRIALGAVLKLDDPTGLDLDTSLLDLGVDSLLAIDLRKKLKKATGRAVPLADILGGATAAELIEHLERPEKEAFSRD; translated from the coding sequence ATGAGCGAAGCTTGCGAGCGAATCGTGCTGCCTGAGTGCGAAGTCCACTCTCCTGGGTGCGAAGCCGACGCCCTGCCCGACGGGCGCACACCCGTGCTGCTCAGCGCGCACGCCGAGGATCTGATCGGAACCGACGCGGCGGCCATCCTGCGCTATCTGGATTCGCGTCCCGAGGTGAGTGCGGCCGATGTCGCCGCCACCCTGCGGTCCACCCGGCGCCTGCGCCGCCACCGCGCTGTGGTCCGGGCCGCCGACCGCGATGAGCTCGCCGAAGGCCTGCGTGCGTTAGCCGAAGGCGCCGATCATCCGCTGGTCACCCGCGCGCACGGTGGGGCGCAGTCATCGGGTTCGGGTGCACGCATCGCCTTCGTGTTTCCCGGTCAGGGCAGCCAGTGGCCGTCGATGGGCGTGCAGGCCTACGAGCGGCTGCCTGCCTATCGGGCCGAGGTGGACCGGTGCGCCGCGGAGTTCGAGGCCGCCGGCGCCGGGTCACCGCTGGATTACCTCCTGGCTGAGCCGGATTCGGGCGTGGTCACCAACGATTTCTCCCAGGTGCAGATCCAGGGCGCTCAGTTCGTCCACGGTGTCGCACTGGCCCGCGTCTGGCGGTCCTGTGGTGTGCTGCCCGACATCACCGTCGGTCACAGTCTCGGCGAGATCGGGGCGGCCTACGTGGCGGGCACCATCACCCTTTCCGACGCGGTGGCGGTGGTGATCGCCCGCGCGACCGTGCTGGACCGGTTGACCGGGCCCTACCGCGTCGCGGTGCTCGGGATCACCCCCGACGAAGCGTCGAACGTGATCGCCGAAACTCCCGGTTGGCTGGAACTGTCGGTGGTGAACTCCCGTTCATCGGTCGCGGTGTCGGGGGAGACCGACGCGGTGGCCGCCGCCGTGGCGACGGTGGCCGGACGCGGAGGTTTCGCCAAGGAGATCGAGATGTGGTTCCCGGCGCACACCACCGCGCTGGACGGGTCGCGCGGTGAGCTCGAATCGATGTTGCCCGTAGCGCAATTCAATGAATCCCCGGTGCAATTCATCGGCTCGGCCACCGCAGACGTCGTCGAGGCCGGCACCGGATTCGCCGACTACTGGTACACCAACCTGCGTAGCACTGTGCGCTTCGACCGGGCCATCGACAGGTCGGCTCGTCGGGGAGCCCGAATATTCGTCGAACTCTCCGCACATCCGGCGCTGCTGTTCGCGATGGGCGACCTGCTCGACGACGACGCCGAACTCACCGGCGGTCCGGCGGTGATGGTGGGATCAGGCCGGCGCGACGAACCGATCACCGACCGACTCAGTACCAACATCGTCTCCGTCGCGATGGCCGACCCCGGTTACCGCTGGGACGATGTGCCGAATCACGGCGAGCGGTCGCTGCGCAACTTCCCCTTCGCGCCGATGCGGGCCGAACATCTCTGGGCCGCACCGCAACCGCTTCCTGCGGTGGCCGGATTGACCGTAGGCGTGGAGCACTGGGAGCAGTGGCCTCTGCGCGCTCTGCCGGGACACCGCCGCGTCGCTGTGCTCGACCTCGCCGCCGGGCAGGGGCCAGCGGCCGCATTGAGCCGCGCGGTCGAGGAGAACGCCCAGACCACGGCCGTCGCGCCTGCCGATGCCGATCTGCTGATCGTGGTGGCGCCGGTATCCGAGGACCTCGACGCGGTGGCTGCGGCAGAAGCCGTGAGCCGCCGCGTGGACGAGGGTCTGCTCGGCTATGTCCGGGCGGTCACTCCGGACACCCGCGACGTGTGGCTGGTCACCGTCGGTGCCGAACAGGTGAGCCGCGCCGAGCGGTCACGGCCCGAGGCAGCGGCGCTGGCCGCGATGCACCGCAGCCTCGGCTACGAACATCCCGACCAGACCTTCCGTCACCTGGACCTGGCCGATTCGGCCCCCGACCCCGCCCACGCGGTGACTGCCATCACGGCGATGGTGACCGAAAGTGACGATATCGCGCTGCGGGACAACGGTTCCGGACTCACAGTGTGGCACCGTGGAATGCGCGACGACACCTCCGGTGGACGGTCCTGGACCGCCGAATCGGGGGCGTTCGACGAGGTGGTCATCACCGGCGGCGCCGGGGCGGTGGGCCTGCACTTCGCTCGCCACCTGGCCGAACACGGGGCCCGGCGCATCGTGTTGCTCAGCCGCGGCGGCCTCGATGACACACACGTGGCCGAACTGACCGCCCTCGGCGCCGAGATCGTCGCTCCGCGGTGCGATCTCACCGATCCGGCACAGATCACCGCGACGGCTGCCGAGTGGGCAGTCGGCCCGGCGTCGTTGGTGATCCACGCGGCCGCGTCCGCCACCATCGCCCCGGGCGGGGAGCTGACCGGCGCGACAGTGCGGGATACGTTCGCGGCCAAGGTGAGCGGCCTGGCCAACCTGACGGCGGTCTGGCCGATGCGCCCGGATACCCGGATCATGTTGTGCTCCTCGGTGTCCGGCCGGTGGGGCGGATACGGTCACGCCGCGTACTCCGCGGCCAACCGGCTGCTCGATGCCCTGGGCGGGCAGCTACGCGAACAGGGCCGGCACTGCACCTCGGTGCGGTGGGGACTGTGGCCGGGGGACGGCATCATCGATTCCGGTGAGGTCAGCCGGGTCGAGCGGTCCGGTCTGCGGGCCATGGAGCCGGACCTTGCGGTGGAGGCCGGGCTGCGCGATTACCCGGCCGATCCGTTGGTGTTCACGGCTGATGCCGACCGGCTGCAGACCTTCCTCGGTGCCAGTGACATCGCGAGCAGTTCCCCGCAAGCAGGAGGGGAGGCGGCCGAGGCGGCAGTGGCGGCCGACGCCACCGGCGCGATGCGGATCGCGCTGGGGGCCGTGCTGAAACTCGATGACCCCACCGGACTGGATCTCGACACGTCGCTCTTGGATCTCGGCGTCGACTCCCTGCTGGCGATCGACCTGCGTAAGAAACTCAAGAAGGCTACCGGCCGTGCAGTGCCGCTGGCCGACATCCTCGGTGGTGCCACCGCCGCCGAATTGATCGAGCATTTGGAAAGACCTGAAAAGGAAGCATTTTCGCGTGACTGA
- a CDS encoding AMP-binding protein: MDAVTEPLHQGFFTHTQAAPADIAVIGPTTRWTYGQLREQALAVSGALAVAGVHVGDRVAVVGPAGLDTVIATLGILAAGGVCVPIETTEPAEPVLDRTGVRMALFTGDGPPSWLPALTVSEALRIGSRTSGVSPVRSAPGDPAFLGSVDESGYAVVTHAAAHDAVVELGNRLDVRGGGRIAAFSAAGAAAPILMVLVALTSGAGIVVADDAPRRNPERGMNGFALAVRHRDAVAALDTARPS; this comes from the coding sequence GTGGACGCCGTGACCGAACCGCTGCACCAGGGTTTCTTCACACACACGCAGGCCGCGCCCGCCGACATCGCGGTCATCGGGCCGACTACCCGGTGGACCTATGGTCAACTGCGCGAGCAGGCGCTGGCGGTGTCCGGCGCACTCGCGGTGGCCGGTGTGCACGTCGGCGACCGGGTCGCTGTCGTGGGCCCCGCCGGTCTGGACACGGTGATCGCCACGCTGGGAATCCTCGCGGCAGGCGGAGTCTGCGTGCCGATCGAGACCACCGAGCCGGCCGAGCCGGTCCTGGACCGGACCGGTGTGCGGATGGCGCTGTTCACCGGAGACGGCCCGCCCAGCTGGCTGCCGGCGCTCACCGTCTCCGAGGCGCTGCGCATCGGCTCCCGCACGAGTGGCGTCAGCCCGGTGCGTTCCGCGCCCGGTGACCCGGCGTTCCTGGGCTCGGTCGATGAGTCGGGGTATGCGGTGGTGACCCACGCGGCCGCTCACGACGCCGTCGTGGAACTCGGCAACCGGCTCGACGTTCGCGGCGGTGGCCGCATCGCCGCGTTCTCGGCTGCGGGCGCTGCGGCTCCGATCCTCATGGTGCTCGTGGCACTGACCTCCGGCGCCGGCATCGTCGTCGCCGACGATGCGCCGCGCCGCAACCCCGAGCGGGGGATGAACGGCTTCGCCCTCGCGGTGCGGCATCGGGATGCGGTGGCTGCTCTCGACACCGCCCGGCCGTCGTGA
- a CDS encoding non-ribosomal peptide synthetase, producing MVSVVATSSQTVRDEVAELLGVSADAVDPDADLIASGLDSIRMMSLSGRWRKQGINVGFATLAANPTVAAWIELVAEHAPDAPAEAPVPDTVPDTAGAGEEGDTFPLAPIQHAFWVGRNQDQQLGGVGAHLYVEFDGVGVDPQRLQAAAAQLAARHPMLRVEILPDGTQRIGNRPLPVTLYDLRDLDQAAAQAQLELIRESKSHQMLHDEVLQLSLSLLPGGRTRLHVDMDMQCGDAVSYRNFMADLASFYRGVELPGLGYTYREYRARLTATAPPPSEQDKQWWAERVPDLPDPPALPLVPLSDQRNPHRSIRLWETLDVPTRDALFAAAHRRGITPAMAVGASYANALAHWSTQSRFLLNLPMFGREPYHPDVEKLVGDFTSSLLLDIDLTGADTAMARARVVQETLHATAAHSSVSGLDVLRDMSRHRGSQTLATIVYTSALGLGDLFAGDVTDHFGAPVWTISQGPQVLIDAQATPLADGLMINWDVRVEAFRPGVAEAMFAYHLAELRRLATDGAAWDAPDPPAASESQRRVRAELNASTSTPGGDVLHSGFLANAASTPDAPAVFCSAGNLTYGELQDKVLAVAAALQSRGVCRGEVVAVLGPKSVEQVIALLAVSMVGAAYLPVGVDQPADRAARILHTGGVDFALVCGSGPEHPDLPHLTVADAEIIGDPAHFEPVEVVPSDLAYVLFTSGSTGEPKGVEITHDAAMNTIEFINDHFEIGPADRCLALSHLECDLSVIDVYGTLRSGGSLVVVDEEHRRDPDAWVTLIDEHRVTVLHFLTGWLEMLVAAGTAGTAVGTGSLASLRAVPTGGDWVRPDLVRALRAASPQVRFAGLGGATETATHNTIFEVGFGDDALPAHWTSVPFGVPLANNCCRVVDARGEDCPDWVPGELWVGGRGIARGYRGRPDLTAERFLEHDGSRWYRTGDLVRSWPDGTLEFVGRADHRIKVSGFRIELGEVEGALCRVPGVDAAVAVLVPVDGGHDVLGAVVRADRTGSDAESVAQVVAGAMAELVPAHMIPQVLLVADEIPYARGKTDRTAVVRMLSAVGAPETRGYRAPSDPLETALCAIVGEVLKQTGVGADDDFFALGGDSVLGTQLVARIRDWLDTSTVMVADVFAARTVAKMAALLTGREAGSDRLQLVAELYLEVTGMDSTDVASELARAAPEPAFGN from the coding sequence ATGGTGAGCGTGGTGGCGACGAGTTCCCAGACGGTCCGCGACGAGGTCGCCGAACTCCTGGGGGTCAGCGCCGACGCGGTCGATCCCGATGCCGACCTGATCGCCTCCGGGCTCGATTCGATCCGGATGATGTCGCTGTCCGGCCGGTGGCGTAAGCAGGGCATCAATGTCGGATTCGCGACCCTGGCGGCCAATCCTACCGTCGCCGCCTGGATCGAGCTGGTTGCCGAGCACGCTCCCGATGCGCCGGCCGAAGCGCCCGTCCCCGACACCGTCCCCGACACCGCCGGCGCCGGCGAGGAAGGCGACACCTTCCCACTGGCACCCATCCAGCATGCCTTCTGGGTGGGCCGTAACCAGGATCAGCAACTCGGTGGTGTCGGTGCGCATCTGTACGTCGAATTCGACGGAGTCGGAGTCGATCCGCAACGGCTGCAGGCTGCAGCGGCGCAACTGGCCGCGCGCCATCCGATGCTGCGGGTCGAGATCCTGCCCGACGGCACCCAGCGGATCGGCAATCGGCCACTACCGGTCACCCTCTACGACCTACGCGACCTGGATCAGGCTGCGGCACAAGCGCAGTTGGAGTTGATCAGGGAATCCAAGTCCCATCAGATGCTGCACGATGAGGTGCTGCAGCTGAGCCTGTCTCTGCTGCCCGGTGGACGCACGCGTCTCCATGTCGACATGGACATGCAGTGTGGGGATGCCGTGAGCTACCGCAATTTCATGGCCGATCTGGCCTCGTTCTACCGCGGTGTCGAGCTGCCCGGGCTGGGCTACACGTACCGCGAATACCGCGCCCGGCTGACAGCCACGGCGCCGCCGCCGTCGGAGCAGGACAAGCAGTGGTGGGCCGAGCGGGTGCCCGATCTGCCGGATCCGCCTGCGCTGCCACTGGTCCCGCTGTCCGATCAGCGCAACCCGCACCGCAGCATCAGGCTGTGGGAAACCCTCGACGTGCCGACCCGCGACGCATTGTTCGCGGCGGCGCACCGGCGGGGCATCACCCCGGCCATGGCGGTCGGGGCCTCGTACGCCAATGCGTTGGCGCACTGGTCGACGCAGTCGCGGTTCCTGCTGAACCTGCCGATGTTCGGTCGGGAGCCCTACCACCCGGACGTGGAGAAGCTGGTCGGTGATTTCACCTCCTCGCTGCTCCTCGACATCGACCTGACCGGGGCAGATACCGCCATGGCCCGGGCCAGGGTGGTGCAGGAGACGCTGCACGCCACCGCCGCGCATTCCTCGGTGTCCGGGCTCGATGTGCTGCGCGACATGAGCCGCCACCGCGGCAGCCAGACCCTGGCCACCATCGTCTACACCAGTGCGCTGGGACTGGGCGACCTGTTCGCCGGCGACGTCACCGACCACTTCGGGGCGCCGGTATGGACCATCTCGCAGGGCCCGCAGGTGCTGATCGACGCCCAGGCCACCCCGCTCGCCGACGGCCTGATGATCAACTGGGACGTCCGGGTCGAGGCGTTCCGGCCGGGCGTGGCCGAGGCCATGTTCGCCTACCACCTGGCCGAACTGCGCCGCCTGGCCACCGATGGCGCGGCCTGGGATGCACCCGACCCGCCCGCGGCCTCCGAGTCGCAGCGTCGGGTGCGGGCCGAGCTGAACGCGTCGACCTCGACGCCCGGTGGCGACGTGCTGCATTCCGGATTCCTGGCCAACGCAGCCTCCACCCCGGATGCGCCCGCGGTGTTCTGCAGCGCCGGGAACCTCACCTATGGCGAGCTGCAGGACAAGGTGCTGGCCGTGGCCGCCGCCCTGCAGTCTCGCGGCGTGTGCCGCGGCGAGGTGGTCGCGGTGCTGGGCCCCAAGAGCGTCGAACAGGTCATCGCGCTGCTGGCCGTCTCGATGGTCGGCGCCGCGTATCTGCCGGTCGGGGTGGATCAGCCCGCCGATCGGGCCGCGCGCATCCTGCACACCGGCGGGGTCGACTTCGCCCTGGTCTGCGGTTCGGGGCCGGAGCATCCCGACCTGCCGCACCTGACCGTGGCCGATGCCGAGATCATCGGTGACCCAGCGCATTTCGAGCCGGTCGAGGTTGTGCCCTCGGACCTGGCATATGTGTTGTTCACGTCCGGCTCCACCGGTGAGCCCAAGGGCGTCGAGATCACCCACGACGCGGCGATGAACACCATCGAGTTCATCAACGACCACTTCGAGATCGGCCCCGCAGACCGTTGCCTGGCGTTGTCGCACCTGGAGTGCGACCTGTCGGTGATCGACGTCTACGGGACGCTGCGCTCGGGTGGCTCTCTGGTCGTCGTCGACGAGGAGCACCGTCGCGATCCGGATGCCTGGGTCACGCTGATCGACGAGCATCGGGTCACCGTCCTGCACTTCCTGACGGGCTGGCTGGAGATGCTGGTCGCGGCCGGCACAGCCGGCACTGCGGTGGGCACCGGTTCTCTCGCTTCCCTGCGGGCGGTTCCCACCGGCGGCGACTGGGTGCGTCCGGACCTGGTCCGGGCGTTGCGTGCCGCGTCGCCGCAGGTGCGTTTCGCGGGGCTGGGCGGGGCTACGGAGACCGCGACCCACAACACGATCTTCGAAGTCGGGTTCGGTGACGACGCGCTGCCCGCGCATTGGACCTCGGTGCCGTTCGGCGTGCCGCTGGCCAACAACTGCTGCCGCGTGGTCGATGCACGGGGCGAGGACTGCCCGGACTGGGTTCCCGGAGAGTTGTGGGTCGGCGGTCGCGGTATCGCCCGCGGGTACCGCGGCCGGCCCGACCTGACCGCCGAACGGTTCCTCGAGCACGACGGGAGCCGCTGGTACCGCACCGGGGATCTGGTGCGGTCATGGCCCGACGGCACGCTGGAATTCGTCGGCCGGGCCGACCACCGGATCAAGGTCAGCGGGTTCCGCATCGAGCTGGGGGAGGTCGAGGGCGCGTTGTGCCGCGTTCCCGGCGTGGATGCGGCCGTTGCGGTGCTGGTACCGGTCGACGGCGGGCACGATGTGCTCGGCGCGGTCGTCCGTGCGGATCGGACCGGCAGCGATGCGGAATCGGTGGCTCAGGTAGTCGCCGGGGCCATGGCCGAGCTGGTGCCCGCCCACATGATCCCGCAGGTGCTTCTGGTCGCCGACGAGATTCCCTATGCCCGGGGCAAGACCGACCGCACCGCAGTGGTCCGGATGCTCTCGGCGGTCGGCGCCCCCGAGACCAGGGGCTACCGGGCGCCGTCGGACCCGCTGGAAACGGCCCTGTGCGCGATCGTCGGGGAGGTTCTCAAGCAGACCGGTGTCGGGGCCGACGACGATTTCTTCGCCCTCGGCGGGGACTCGGTGCTGGGTACGCAGCTGGTGGCCCGGATCCGGGACTGGCTGGACACCTCGACCGTCATGGTCGCCGACGTCTTCGCGGCGCGAACGGTCGCGAAGATGGCCGCGCTGCTGACCGGCCGGGAGGCGGGTTCAGACCGCCTGCAACTGGTGGCCGAGCTGTACCTGGAGGTCACCGGCATGGACAGCACCGACGTCGCCTCCGAGTTGGCACGCGCGGCCCCAGAACCCGCGTTCGGCAACTAA
- a CDS encoding thioesterase II family protein: MTGPDTQITVKPWVKRYSGDQSSTATLVFPHAGGAALAYRGFGTALAAAGSDAYVMQYPQRGDRLSHPAAPTVGDLARDLFDAADWAGVGSIRLFGHCMGAVVAFEFARIAERAGVVIDALWVSASEAPSAVATAPALPMAESEILAEMVDLGGTDPALLADDDFVELLLMAVRADYAAFNRYACDAEVTIAADIYALGGESDHRISEDMLRRWESHTAGAFTCSMFDGGHFYLNSQLEDVAELVNEL; this comes from the coding sequence GTGACCGGGCCGGACACCCAGATCACCGTCAAGCCCTGGGTCAAGCGTTATTCAGGGGACCAAAGTTCAACAGCCACACTGGTTTTCCCGCATGCCGGCGGAGCGGCGTTGGCCTACCGCGGATTCGGGACGGCGCTGGCTGCGGCCGGGTCCGATGCCTATGTCATGCAGTACCCGCAGCGTGGGGATCGGTTGTCCCACCCGGCGGCACCCACGGTGGGCGACCTCGCCAGAGATCTTTTCGATGCGGCCGATTGGGCCGGCGTCGGATCGATCCGGCTGTTCGGACACTGCATGGGCGCCGTGGTGGCCTTCGAATTCGCGCGGATCGCGGAACGCGCAGGCGTGGTGATCGATGCCCTGTGGGTGTCGGCCAGCGAGGCGCCGTCGGCCGTGGCGACCGCGCCGGCACTGCCGATGGCCGAGTCGGAGATCCTCGCCGAGATGGTCGACCTCGGCGGCACCGACCCTGCGCTGCTCGCCGACGACGACTTCGTCGAACTGCTGTTGATGGCCGTGCGGGCCGACTACGCGGCGTTCAACCGCTACGCGTGCGACGCCGAGGTGACGATCGCCGCGGACATCTACGCCCTGGGCGGAGAAAGTGATCACCGCATCAGCGAGGACATGTTGCGGCGCTGGGAATCTCACACCGCGGGTGCCTTCACGTGCTCGATGTTCGACGGCGGCCATTTCTATCTCAACTCCCAGCTGGAGGATGTGGCGGAGCTGGTCAATGAGCTCTAG
- a CDS encoding (2,3-dihydroxybenzoyl)adenylate synthase: MTTGFDRAQDELANGFTRFPDGRAEVYRQAGYWQGKALDSILREAAQRWPDKAAVVDATGSHTFAELDALADRIGAALADQGITPGDRILVQLPNTREFAVAAFSLLRAGAVPVLCLPGHRSAELGHFADVSGAVGLVIPDVIAGFDYRDLAAQLASAHPRLRHVLVDGDPGPFQSWSALKDFDDPEPPNIAVDTSGPAVLLVSGGTTGLPKLIPRTHDDYLYNAAACAQACDMVHDDVYLAVLPAGHNFPFACPGLLGSMTVGATTVYTDDPSPESAFALIDTHGVTVTGLVNALAKLWTQACDWEPVLPTSLRVVQVGGSRMSPEEARFIREGLSPGLQQIFGMAEGMLNFTRPGDPVDVVEHTQGRPMSPDDEMRVVDEDGHEVAPGQEGELLVRGPYTLNGYYRADEANVRSFSPDGFYRTGDRVRIFTDGPRAGYVEVTGRIKDVIHRGGETVSATDLEDHLLTHPAVYAAAAVALPDDYLGEKICAAVVFRGAPINLAQLNEFLDQRGASAHARPDVLVPMPTLPTTAVGKVDKKKLIAAITG, encoded by the coding sequence ATGACCACCGGTTTTGACCGCGCACAGGACGAACTGGCAAACGGATTCACACGGTTCCCCGACGGCCGTGCCGAGGTGTACCGCCAAGCCGGCTACTGGCAGGGCAAAGCACTGGACAGCATCCTGCGGGAGGCCGCGCAGCGCTGGCCCGACAAGGCTGCTGTCGTCGACGCCACCGGCAGCCACACCTTCGCCGAACTGGACGCCCTCGCCGACCGGATCGGCGCCGCGCTCGCCGACCAAGGCATCACGCCGGGTGACCGCATCCTGGTGCAGCTGCCCAACACACGCGAATTCGCGGTCGCCGCGTTCAGTCTGCTTCGTGCCGGGGCGGTACCGGTGTTGTGCCTCCCCGGTCACCGCTCGGCCGAGCTGGGCCATTTCGCCGATGTCAGCGGAGCCGTCGGACTGGTGATCCCCGACGTCATCGCCGGATTCGACTACCGCGATCTGGCCGCTCAACTCGCTTCCGCACACCCACGGTTGCGCCATGTCCTCGTCGACGGCGACCCCGGCCCCTTCCAATCCTGGTCCGCTCTCAAGGATTTCGATGACCCGGAACCACCGAACATCGCCGTCGATACGAGCGGCCCGGCAGTGTTGCTGGTGTCCGGCGGTACCACCGGGCTACCCAAGCTCATCCCCCGCACCCACGACGACTACCTCTACAACGCCGCGGCGTGCGCGCAGGCGTGCGACATGGTGCACGACGACGTGTATCTCGCGGTTCTGCCCGCCGGCCACAACTTCCCGTTCGCCTGCCCCGGCCTGCTCGGCTCGATGACGGTGGGGGCGACGACGGTCTACACCGACGACCCCAGTCCCGAGTCGGCCTTCGCCCTGATCGACACCCACGGCGTCACGGTGACCGGCCTCGTCAACGCTCTGGCCAAACTCTGGACGCAGGCCTGCGACTGGGAACCGGTGCTGCCCACCTCGTTGCGGGTGGTCCAGGTAGGTGGCTCGCGGATGTCCCCCGAGGAGGCCCGTTTCATCCGCGAGGGCCTGAGCCCGGGACTGCAGCAGATCTTCGGAATGGCTGAAGGGATGCTGAATTTCACCCGCCCCGGCGATCCGGTGGACGTGGTCGAACACACCCAGGGCCGGCCGATGTCACCGGACGACGAGATGCGGGTGGTCGACGAGGACGGCCACGAGGTCGCGCCCGGCCAGGAGGGCGAGCTACTGGTGCGCGGACCGTACACACTCAACGGCTACTACCGCGCCGACGAGGCCAACGTCCGCTCGTTCAGCCCCGACGGTTTCTACCGCACCGGCGACCGGGTCCGGATCTTCACCGACGGACCGCGGGCCGGCTACGTCGAGGTGACCGGCCGCATCAAGGACGTCATCCACCGCGGCGGCGAGACCGTGTCGGCCACCGACCTCGAGGACCACCTGCTGACCCACCCCGCCGTGTACGCGGCCGCCGCCGTGGCCCTGCCCGACGACTACCTCGGCGAAAAAATCTGTGCCGCGGTGGTTTTCCGGGGTGCACCGATCAACCTGGCTCAGCTCAACGAGTTTCTCGACCAGCGGGGCGCGTCAGCCCATGCCCGGCCCGATGTGCTGGTCCCGATGCCGACCCTGCCCACCACCGCGGTGGGCAAGGTCGACAAGAAAAAGTTGATCGCCGCGATCACCGGCTAA